In Haliscomenobacter hydrossis DSM 1100, the DNA window TAAGGGTTTCAGCGTTTCCCTGATTGAGAAAATGGCTGCCAGTAAGGGTTATGACCCCACCCAGGATTCCGGAGAAAACTAAAGCGATCCATTGCTTCATGGTTGTTTGCGATTTTTTTTTACAAAGAGTATGTCTTGGTCAATTAGGTTGCAAAATGCTTGAAGACATTTATACCCCACACGGTATGACTGTTCAAGTTACGGATAAGAAACCAGCGTGTAAAGGCCTTTGTTAAGGTTTTTTTTTGCTTTAACCAGATTTTAACATCCAAGTCCGAAAAAAAGCCCCTTATATTTGAACGCGAAATTTTCATTTACGGATTTTTACCAAAAATAGATTGTTTTATTGGTAGGCATTCACTATGGGATGAAAGAACACGAAAGGAATAAGGTTGATTATCATTTGGAACTGAAGCCCGAGAATGGCTTGGAATTGGCGCTACTGGAAGATCCAGAGTTTTTGGAGGGCTTGGACTGGGGCTTACCCAGGTATGGGCATCCCGAAGGTGAGGTATATCGACACATTGCCGAAGTGTTGGGCAACATTGATAAAATTAAACTGGACCCTGAAGCCCGGCGCATTCTACGGGTCATAGCCTATGCCCACGATACTTTCAAACACATCGAGCACAAAGGAAAACCACGAGACTGGAGTCGGCATCACAGTGTACTAGCCGCGCAGTATTTGGCCAAACATACCGACAATAAAACCATTCTGGACATTACGGAGTTGCACGATGAAGCCTATTACTCTTGGCGGATGGAATATTTGTATCACCAGCACGAGGAAGGGCAAGCCCGCTTGCAAAAGTTGCTCCACCGCATTGGGGACAACATCCAATTGTACTATCTTTTTTTTAAATGCGACACCCGTACCGGAGACAAAACCCAGGCACCGGTGAAATGGTTTGAACAGACGATAAAGAACATTGAGATAGTGGAGTTTTGAGGATAAATTATTGGAAAGGACGCACCGTTGTGGGCGATCAAGTCCCGATCACTATTCAACAGCGCATTAAATTCTCCATCTCCTCCCTTACAAAAGTCCCCAAATCCCGCACATATTCCTGCGAAAAATCAAAACGAATGCCTGCTTCGGCATAAATCTCCCGAATCGAGCGGGTATTGCCCAGGCGCATGGCGCGGGTAAAGGCTGCTACGGCTTGTTCCGGGTTTTCGCGGTACTGCCGCCATAAGGCGATGGCCCCCAACTGTGCAAAACCGTATTCGATGTAATAAAATGGCACTTCAAACAAGTGAAGCTGTTTGTGCCAGAGATTTTCGATGTATTGTTCGAGGCTGGAGTAATCCAGTACACCAGGCGTGAAAGCGTGGAAACTTTCGGTCCATTTGGCGCGGCGCTCCTCCTGGGTATGATTGGGGTGGGTATACAACCAGTGTTGGAACTGGTCGATGGTGGCAATCCAGGGCAAAACCTTGAGCACGTGCTCCAGTTGAGTAATTTTGGCCCGGCGCAGGTCAGCTTCGTTGGAAAAAAAGAGGTGCCAGTGGTCCATTGAAAGCAATTCCATGGTCATGGCGGCCAGTTCGGCTACTTCAAATGTAAATTTCCGATCAAATAATAAAGGATAATCGCGGGTGAGGAAAAAATGGATGGCGTGGCCACTTTCGTGCATGAAGGTGCGCAAATCACCCAGCGCGTTGGTCGCATTCATAAACACAAAGGGCATCCGCGTGGCCTGCAAAGGCATGTTGTAGCCCCCAGGGCGTTTTCCGGGGCGTGAAGCCAGATCCAAGAACCCATTGTGCTGAATCAAACGGATGATTTGGGCGTATTCCGGGTTGACCTGCTCCAGGCATTGAATGCCCTTGTGCAGCAATTCGTTGGTATCCTTAAACGGATGCAAAGGGGCTTGTCCGGCAGTATCCGCATTCAAGTCCCAGGGACGCAATTGCGTGACCTTGAGGTTTTGTTTGCGGGTGAGGTACAATTCATTCAAAATGGGCAAAACTTCGGCCTTAACCGCCTGATGAAAATCGTGGCAATCGGCTGGGGTGTAATCAAAACGCCCCAACTCCTGAAACGCATAGTCCCGGTAATTGTCCATCCCCGCATTGCAGGCAATGGCATGGCGTTTTTGCAGCAACTCATCAAACAATTGGTCCAATTGAGCCGTATCCTGTAAGATGCGTCGATTGATTTTATGGTAAATGTTGCGACGACGCTGGCGATTGGGTTCTTCTAAAATGGTATTGGCTTGCTGAAGAGTCATTTGTTTGCCATCCATGCCAATCATCATTTGAGAAAAAATTCGGGCGTATTCTTTGGTTTTGAGTTGTACATCAGTATTGAGAGCGACGTTCTCTTCCTGAAACAAGTCCACTGAAGCCTGAGTATTGCGCAAATAAATTTCGTACCGACGGGCATCCAACTGGTTCAAATAGGGCGACTCTACCAGTTTTTTGTTCAAGGCTTGATCAAGAGGATCTAATTTGGGCAAGATTTCCTGGATAACATATTGGTAACGTTGGTTGGCTGCTTGACTTTGACTATCTGCCGAAAGTTTAATGTAAGCCCAACTGATCGTTTCTCCAAGCTGAGCCTCGAGATTACTGCGCTCAATGATCCAATTGCTCAGGTCTTGCACCGAATGGATGGGACGCTTGAGCAATTGGGTGAATGTAGGTTCTACATCCTCCCATGTTTGTGGAAGTGCAGGTACGGTATAGGCCGTACAGGCTGTGGTCGTGGTCGCCGGTAGATTACGCATAGTATTAGGTCGCCTAAAAAGTTTATAGTGTAAAGTTGAAGCGTTGAAAAGCAGGACGAAGTGCTAACTATGAGCGCATACCGGAAATTTTGGCAGCACTTTTCAACGCTTCAACTTTTCAACTATTCATCTTTTTTCGCTTCCTCCTCCACATCCACCGCTTCCATTGTTTCAATTTCTGCCGTGTCAGATTCTACTGCTCCTTCAGTCTCATCTACTTCTTCTTCTTCATCTTCTTCCATCATGGTGTAGCCAAGTTCGTGCAAATGTGCAAACCATTTGACTGCCTTTTTGATGTCGCCAGTATGAACACGGTCGCGGTCGTAGTCGGGGAGGATCTGCGCGAAGTACAGATGCAGCTTATCGCCAGTATCGCTCAAAGTAGGCATCGGCACTGTTTCCAGTTTATCGAGCATACTTTGGAATACAATTTTCAATTCGGATGTTTCGCCATCATTCGTATAAATGCCGATGGATTCAAGTGGCGTAAATTGATGTTGCCGTACTGAAGCAAAGCGTCTTTTGCCGTTGGCCAGGTCTTCTACAATCAAACCATTGTTGCGATTGGCAACCATTTTGAATAGACCCGGCAAACCGCTCACCGCTACTAAACCCTTAATTTTCATGTCGTACAATTTCTTTTTTCGATTGAACGCGCAAATGTACAAACAATTATGAACTCAGCTACGAATTAATTCGCAGTAAAAGGGTTACAGATGAAAGATCATCAGCTAGAATAAAATGGAGAATGTATGGAAAGCCTCTTTGTAATGCAAATGTAAAAAAAAATTGACAAGTAAAAACTTTTTTTGGTGTTCGGTTGATTTTTTTGGGTAAGCGGACGGTTTGTTTTTTATTCATGACAATCAACGCGCAGCATAAACTTCCTCGACATACGCAAAAATTGCGTCAATGTCATCATCTTTCAGGCTGTTAAAACTATTCATAATGGTCGGGTTCCAATCTTTCCACAGCGCCAAAGCCCGGGGATGTTTTTGCTGAATCATCGCTTGTGAATTGCGTATCCATTTGTACAAGTCTTGGCGTGGATAAGCTGCCCATTTTTCCTTCACCCCACCCAAAGCCGGGCCGGTAAGGTCATCCCGCATGTTTTTGTTGTGACATGCAGCACAATTGGCTATAAAAATAGTTTTCCCTTTTTGCGCAGTTTCACTTAAGGTTATTGGAAGTATATAGTCGATGGATGTCAGTGTCTTGTCCGGTACATCTTTCTTAAAAATCAGGGTGTAATTTTGCCAGAAGAGTACAATTAGCACAATCAAGAGCAAAAAGCCAGCACGGGTCAGTTTCGCAACGGCGGCCAGCATTTCTTCATTCATTTCTTGTTGTTCTTCCTGGTACTGATTGGTTTTCATGGTTTAATTGGTTTTGGTTTTTAGTTTTTTATGGTGTTTGAACAAACGCTGCAAAGAATCGATGCTATCAGGAATACCCTTGATGTGTTGCTCCAAGGGGACTTGAATCTTTGGAAAATCCAATTCCGTGGAACCGAACTTGGGCTGGTACCAAAAAAACAACGCCACAATCAACAACAAAAAAGTAGCTGCCAAATTGAGCCAATGCAGGTTGGTATTCAATCGCCGGGCCAAAAAACGCAATTTCTGTGGAGCGGTCTCGCGCTCAATTTTTGACCACAAATGCGGCGGCGGATCAGCAGCATAACCTTCCAGCTTTTTCTGCAATAACCCTTCCAGTGATTTAGGATCCCTTGGCTTCATCGGTCATTGATTTTTTTGAGTTGTTCCAAACGATTTTTCAAGGCAATCTTGGCCCGTAAATACTGCGAACG includes these proteins:
- a CDS encoding M3 family oligoendopeptidase, with translation MRNLPATTTTACTAYTVPALPQTWEDVEPTFTQLLKRPIHSVQDLSNWIIERSNLEAQLGETISWAYIKLSADSQSQAANQRYQYVIQEILPKLDPLDQALNKKLVESPYLNQLDARRYEIYLRNTQASVDLFQEENVALNTDVQLKTKEYARIFSQMMIGMDGKQMTLQQANTILEEPNRQRRRNIYHKINRRILQDTAQLDQLFDELLQKRHAIACNAGMDNYRDYAFQELGRFDYTPADCHDFHQAVKAEVLPILNELYLTRKQNLKVTQLRPWDLNADTAGQAPLHPFKDTNELLHKGIQCLEQVNPEYAQIIRLIQHNGFLDLASRPGKRPGGYNMPLQATRMPFVFMNATNALGDLRTFMHESGHAIHFFLTRDYPLLFDRKFTFEVAELAAMTMELLSMDHWHLFFSNEADLRRAKITQLEHVLKVLPWIATIDQFQHWLYTHPNHTQEERRAKWTESFHAFTPGVLDYSSLEQYIENLWHKQLHLFEVPFYYIEYGFAQLGAIALWRQYRENPEQAVAAFTRAMRLGNTRSIREIYAEAGIRFDFSQEYVRDLGTFVREEMENLMRC
- a CDS encoding c-type cytochrome, translating into MKTNQYQEEQQEMNEEMLAAVAKLTRAGFLLLIVLIVLFWQNYTLIFKKDVPDKTLTSIDYILPITLSETAQKGKTIFIANCAACHNKNMRDDLTGPALGGVKEKWAAYPRQDLYKWIRNSQAMIQQKHPRALALWKDWNPTIMNSFNSLKDDDIDAIFAYVEEVYAAR
- a CDS encoding DUF5606 domain-containing protein; protein product: MKIKGLVAVSGLPGLFKMVANRNNGLIVEDLANGKRRFASVRQHQFTPLESIGIYTNDGETSELKIVFQSMLDKLETVPMPTLSDTGDKLHLYFAQILPDYDRDRVHTGDIKKAVKWFAHLHELGYTMMEEDEEEEVDETEGAVESDTAEIETMEAVDVEEEAKKDE